The window ATAAATAAAGATCAATGGCAACTTGCATGATATCACCGGAATGTAAATACAATGCCTGATCCTGACGATTACGTGCAAAGGCAAAACTTTCGTGCAATAATTTTTTCGCTACGCCCTGGCCCCTCCCATTTGGATGCACGCCTAACAATCGTACGATGGTAGAGTCAATGTTTAATTCGGGGAGCCCGTACGCCTTCTCCGAACTAGTAAATAATTGCAGTCCACCTAAAATTTCAGTTCCACGCTTTGCAACTAAGATCGTCTCCGCGTTTGGATTACCAACCGATGCACGAATATCATTTAAATACTGTGCCCAATCCTCTGGTTTATCATATTCTTTTTCATACTGTACATAACTCTCCACCAGCACCTCCAAGTACCGCACATAATCTTCCTCATGCAAATGTTCAATAACAATTTCAGCTACTGTCATACACAACGCTTCCTTTTCTAAATGCCGCCCTTACTATAAGCAGTCACCCTTTTTTCAATCCGATGTGCAATCCATTCAATAATTGCAGACACACCCCAATAAATTAATCCCACAGCAATAAAAGCCTCTAAAAATTTTAAATTAACTGATGCCACGATAGTGGCTACGCCGGTTAACTCCTTTATCGAAACGAAAAATGCTAATGATGTCGCATGTAAAAAACCAATAAAAACGTTCGTAAAGTTTGGAATCGACTGACTAAATGCTTGTGGCAATATAAACCGACGCATCGCTTGTGAAAATGTTAGACCTACAGCATACGCCGCTTCAAGTTGCCCCTTTGGTACGCCTAAAATACCCGCTCGTATAATCTCCGAGGCATACGCTCCGGCACTTAATGTCAGCGCAAGTATTACAAAAAACAAAATAGGGATGGTATTTGAATCGAAACTCAACTTCAGGGCTTGCGCGATAGCATCCACTACAATTGGTATCCCAAAATAAATCAGCATAATATGCATAATAATCGGTGTTCCTCTGAAAAAGGATACATAAAAATTTAATAATGGAGCGAAAATTTTTATATTTTGTATCCGCACAAATGCTACCACTATGCCTATTAAAATGCCCAGAACAACAGGTGTAAACGTCATGAACAAAGTTAACGGCAACACCTTACAAATTTCCTGAAATGCTTCAAAAATAAAAGAAATGTCAATTGTCAAAGTCAAGTCCCCCTAGCTCGTCGCTAGTTCTTTCTGCATATAGCGATTGAGATAGCGTTCATTGCGTTTTAATAGCTTTTCTAGTAATACAACGATGACATAGTACAAGATAGAGAGTGCAATATAAATTTCTAGTGCTCGAGTTGTGGAGGCAATAAGTGTTTCCCCACGTCCCACCATATCCATTACCCCGATTGAAAAGGCCAGCGAGGTATCCTTTAATGAACTAATCATTGTGTTCGTCATATTGGGAAAAGCAACACGAATGGCCTGTGGAAGCACAATCCGTATAAAAGCTTGCTTACGACTTAAACCAACTGAATAGGCTGCTTCTATTTGACCGCGATCAACCGTTAAAATCGCTGCCCTAAAAATTTCTGCAAATGCGGCTGCGTTGCTGAATGTATACGTAATAATGACAAAATAAATGGCGTTCACCCTTGTTACATCAATCTGAATACTTTGTAAGACTGCTGGTATGCCATAAAACACTAAAAATAACTGCACGAGTATTGGCGTACCTCTAATATACGATATATATATTGATACGAGCTGCTTCAAAACAGGTATGTGAAGCAGCTTCGGTATAGCGACTACTATACCGAGTACCATACCAAAAAGAATCGAAAATACTAATATTTCAAGTGTTACGGGCAAATACTGAAGCAATGTCGGGAGTACGTCCGCTATTAGCATGAAGTCGAAATCATTCGCCATTCTTCCTTCACCCTTTCCTATTTAGCTTAGAAATCGACTGAATAATCATCACCTAACCATTTTTCACTAAGCTCACTTACAACCCCGTCTGCTTTTAGCTCTTTAATGGCTTCATCAATACGTTCCTGTAATGCCACCGAATCTTTATTAAGTAAAAAATAAACTTTGGAGTTTAATAATGCATCCCCTACAACTTTCTGTTGGGCCTCATTGTTTTCGTTATAATACTTTACTGCAAATGGTGTTGTAATGATTGCATCGATACGACCCGTAGCAATTTGGTTATTGACATCTGCTGAACCAGACGAATAAACAATATTTACACCTAAATCGTGCTCTTTATTGTATTTCTCTAGAAAAACAGCCGAGTTACTCGTCGCTGAAACACTGACACTCTTTCCTTTTAAATCATCAATGGATTGGATTTCATCATTTTTTGCATTTACCGTTACCTTTAATGGAAATACATTGTAGGGCTCCTTATTGAATAAGAACTTCTTCTCTCGCTCACTATTGACTTCCATTTGATGTGCGACAAAATCAATTTTTTTTGTTTCTAAACTTAGTAGTAAGTTAGAAAATTCCATAGTTTTAAATTCAAATTCATATTCTGGTAGTTTTTCATCAATGGCACGCACTAGCTCGACATCATACCCTGTTAAGTTTCCTTTATCATCTAAGAAGCATATATTAGGAAATTGCGTGCCGGTGCCAACAATAATCTTTTGAACATCTTTTCCCTCTTGTGCTGAATCATTTTTACTGGCATCTCCTTCAGAATTCTCAACACTTGTGCAAGCTGTTAAAAGTAAGGTAAGCACTATTGTTAAATAAAGTGATAATTTTTTCATACAATTCCTCTTTTCGTATTAAATATGCGAAGGCACGCTATCAGCAAGTGCTGCTTTTAAATACTCTAGCCCTATTTCCGTTACAGCTTTGTACACACCATTTTCACTTGAGCCAATTTCTATAACTGGTACATAACGTACACCATACTTTGACTCAAGAATGTCACGAAATGCATCATTATGTGTCACATCGACTGTTTTATAAGCGATACCCTCCGCATGCAAATACGTTTTTACTTCTTCACAATAGCTGCATCCTTGTTTTGACCAAACTATTATATCTATCTTTTTTGTCATGTTCATATCCCCCTTACCCTTAGCTAACTGCTTCCTTTTGTTGTAAATGTAAATTCACTGGACTTAACAGCTCAAATGATCGCTCCCGCTCAAATGCCTTCAATACAGGCGTATGCAGGATGAATTCATCAATTTGGTATTGCACATGATAGCCATCTAATTTTTCTTTTATATCTTCAGGAGTGCCGTATAAAATATCTGCATCATACTGCTGTACGGTGAAAGACTCCCCTGATTCTTGCCCAAATTTTTCAGCCAGCTCGACAGAATTCAATGTTAAGCTTCGACCACTGGCTAAATGCACCTTCGTAATTTTTTGTTCGCCCACTAAGTCTTTTGCTTCCTCTTTTGTTGGTGCAGCAAGAGCCGCAATGGAAATTGCAAAATGACCTTTAGGATTATGCGTGCGGTATGCCTCAGCTGCTTCTTTTAACACATCATGATCACTATTGATAAAGCGAGCAAACACAAAGGCAATGCCTAACTTCCCTGCAAGGGCGGCACTCTGTGAACTCGCACCAAGTAAAAATAGCGATGGCTTCACCTTTGGAATAGGCGTTGCCAGTACACCATGCAGGTCATGTTCTACAGGTACCGTATCATCAAGTAAGTGCTGTAAAAATGTGAGTCGTTCCTCAAAATCTTCCCCTTTGTTAATCGTGCCATATTGCAATGCCTTAGTAGAAAGTGGCAAACCCCCCGGCGCTTTGCCAATGCCTAAGTCTACTCTTCCCGGTTCCAACGATGCGAGCACATGAAAATTTTCTGCAACCTTATATGGGCTATAATGCTGCAACATGACGCCTCCTGAGCCAATGTTGATGGATTTTGTCTTCGCTAGTAGATAAGATACTAAAACCTCCGGTGATGTCCCAGCTAATGTATCTGTATTGTGGTGTTCAGACACCCAAAAGCGTGAATAGCCTAACTGCTCTGCTTTTTGTGCTAATGCCACCGTATTTTGTAAAGTCTGTTCGTTTGTTGCGTCCTCAATAATTGGACTTTGATCGAGTATGCCTAATGAATAACTCATACTTAGCCTCCTTAAACTACTTTATTCAAATAAATTTACTTGGTTTTTAGACAGACTGTTTGACAAATCGACTTTCTTTAAAAGGTAAACCTAAATTGCCTCGTAATGTATCTGCCTCGTATTCCTCTCTATATAGCCCACGTTCTTGTAAAATCGGTACAACTTTATCGACAAAATCATCAAGTGCTCCAGGTACTGTTACACCTATAATAAAGCCATCCGCAGCTTCTTTTTCAAACCATTCCTGCACTAAATCTGCAATGTGCCGTGCTGTACCAAAGAAGGCAGTTTTTGGCGTCGCTTCCCGTAAAGCCACTTGGCGAAGTGTTAGCCCCTCTTCTCTTGCATACTTTTTAATATAATCTGTCGTACTTCGGAAGCTATTTGCCCCAATATCGCCAAGCTCTGGGAACGGCGCATCCACATCATACTGTGTAAAATCATGATGATCGAAGTAGCGACCTAAATAAGCGAGTGCACGTTCAATGGACACAAGCTCTAAGATTTCCTGATATTTTCCTTCTGCTTCCTCAATTGTGTCGCCAATGATCGGTGATATGCCTGGAAAAATTTTCACCTCATCCGGGTTACGCCCAAATGCTTTAATCTCTTCCTTGACCTTTTTATAAAACTTTTGTGACTCTTCTATGGACCCACCATGTGTAAATATTGCATCTGCATCCTTTGCCGCTAAGCGAATGCCTGCATCGGATGAACCCGCTTGAAAAATTACCGGCTGACCTTGTCGAGAGCGAGCAATATTTAACGGTCCTTGTACAGAGAAATACTTACCTTTATGGTTCAAGGTGTGGAGTTTTTCTTGGTCAAAAAATACATCGTTTTCAACATCTGCAACAAAGGCATTATCGTCCCATGAATCCCAAAGACCTTTGGCTACCTCTAAATACTCCTCTGCAATTTGGTAGCGTTCCGCGTGGCTTGGGTGTTGTTCGATTGTTTTATTGTAGTTCAATGCTGAGCTTTCTAATGGTGTCGTCACTACATTCCAGCCTGCTCGACCACCACTAATAAGATCGAGTGATGCAAACTGGCGCGCCACTGTAAATGGCTCACTATAAGACGTTGAAACAGTCCCGACTAACCCAATGTTTTTTGTCACTACGGCCAATGCCGATAAAATAGTCAGTGGCTCAAAGCGATTTAAAAAATGTGGAATCGATTTTTCATTGATAAATACGCCATCTGCAATAAAAACAACATCAAATTTTCCTTGTTCTGCCTTTTGTGCCTGCTGCGTATAAAATGGCAAGCTTACACTTTGATTGCTTGCTACCTTTGGGTGACGCCAACTTGAAATATTACCACCGACTCCATGAATAATTGCTCCAAATCGAATTTTATCCTGTCTCACCATCATTTTTTCCTCCTGAATTTTTATATTTACTAAACATAGCGGTAAAGTATGTTTTTATTTAAAAAATAATATTTCACTTATGCTGCTCAACGAACAAGCATAAATAAAATAGGATTGAGGAAGATATTACAGTTCATTTAAACATTATGCAATAGGTAACTTAATAGAAAAAATTTTACTTTTCTATAAAATATTTTATCAATCGAGTTTTTCTTGTGCGCATTCAAATTGCACAGCCGTTTCCAAAATAGTTTCCCAGAATGCTGGTGCAAGTGTATCCTTATTCATATATGTCAAAAATATATGCTGGTTCATATCTAGCAAATGTTTCACGTCCATTTCTATAAATTCCCCACTTTCAAGCTCTTTTTTCACACATAAGTGTGGCAAAAAGCTCATGTATTCTTTCGTGCGAATTAATGCCTTGGCTACTTCTAAATGGTCTGTACGCACTTCAATATTTGCTGTCACACCTTCTACCTCAAACATCTTATGCACATAATTCCAATCAAACGCCCCACACTCAAAAAACACCATTTTCTGTTTTGCAAGTTCCTTTGCTTTAATAAAAGAATTTCGGTTAAAAGGATGTTCTTGATGCATAACCAGTTTGACTGCATTACTTAGCAATAACTCATTATTAATTCCTTCTTTATGCACATATTGAATAAACCCTATATCGATCTGGTGACTTTGCAGTTTTTCTAAAATTACACTTGTTGAACCAGTAATAATTTGAAAGCGCATATGTGGAAAAATTTCTTTCCATTTGGGTAGCGCATAAGCTAAAAAATATTGAGCCGTCACTAAGTTTGCGCCGATACAAATTTCATTTGATTGCTGTGTTTCCTGTAATTGCTTCTTTCCTTGCTGAAACGTTTGCACAATCTGTGTCGCAAATGGCAAGAAATCCTTCCCCTTATCCGATAATATGACGCTTCGCCCATCCCGGTGAAATAATTCAACATTTAATTCTCGCTCCAATGATTTAATACGAGCCGTCACTGTTGGTTGCGACAAAAACAATACATTGGCAGCTTTATGAATACTCTTGTAATGCACTACATATAAAAACGCCTCGATATGATCAATATTCAAGCATAGCCCTCCCATAATTCCTTATTTATCCTATTATATAGACTTCCCCCTTAATTCTCTATAAAATATTGGAAAACTAGGTATTCAACTTATCAAATAGTGATTGAATCCTTCTGTAAAAAGATAAAAAAAAGTAACCCAGCGTCTCCCAGGTTACTTTCACTATGTAGCGATGAGGCCATCCATCTTGACAACTGTCATCGCGTACGACACACATCCCTCTGTTTGCTTGCCGTTGTTATGTTATTCAAAAATGACACCCTCTGTTGCCAACTTGAACTCAAAAATATAGCACTTCTCAACCCGAGAAGTATATGTCAATCATTAAACGATAATTGAAGTAAAAACTGTCTTCCTTAGCTAGCTCGTCGCAGATTAAGAGAAGCTTGGTATTGCATTATCCTAGAATGGATGCAAGTACTGCTTTCTGTGCATGTAGTCTATTTTCTGCTTGCTCAAAAATGTAAGAATTAGGTCCATCTATAACAGATGTTGCCACTTCTTCTTCACGATGCGCTGGTAAGCAATGTAAGAACATATAATCTGGTTTGGCATGGGCAACTAGCTCGTCATTGATTTGATATGCAGCAAAGTCTTGTAGGCGTTTTGCAGCTTCCTCTTCTTGCCCCATCGATGTCCAAACATCTGCGTAAACAGCATCCGCATCTTTTACCGCTTCTACTGGATCATTTGTAATTGTAATCATACTGCCATTTGCCGCTGCGATAGCTTGTGCTTTTGCGATAACCGCTGTATCACATTCATAGCCAATTGGCGTTGCAACTGCTACGTGCATTCCTACGTGTGCAGAAGCCACTACTAATGAGTGCGCCACGTTGTTGCCATCTCCAACATATGCAATTTTAAGTCCCTTTAGTTCACCCTTATTTTCAGCAATTGTTTCTAAATCCGCTAATGCTTGGCATGGGTGATAAATATCTGTTAAGCCATTTATAACTGGAATGGAAGCATGTTTTGCAAGTTCTTTTACCATGGCATGTGAATTTGCACGGATCATAATACCATCTAAGTAACCTGACAGCACATGCGCTGTATCATAAATTGACTCACCGCGTCCAATCTGCAAATCACGTGCATGCATAAACATACCTTTACCACCTAATTGATTCATGCCTACTTCAAAGGAAATACGTGTACGTGTTGAATGTTTTTCAAATATCATGCCGAGTGTCTTTCCTTCAAGTAACTTTGGACATGTACCTTCTTTTGTAATAATTTTAAGTTGCGTTGACAGAGCAACTAACCCCTGTACTTCTTCACTTGTATAGTCTAGCAAAGTCAGTAGATCTTTTCCTTTTAAGCTGGACACTAACTTCAACTGTACTTCTTCTAGTAATTTCATAGCCTTCGCTCCTTGCTTTTGTTGCTGTTGAATTTAGTATACACATGCATAAATATAAAATCAACTGAATTTTTATGTTTATTTTCAAAAATTAGAATTCTATTGCTAGTTGTGTCAAAAATGCGTCAATCCGAATATTTATGCATAATTCATTTTTTCTTAACTGAATTGATTTCTTATGTATTTCAAAAAGTCCCAATTAAAAAAGAGCCTGCCCGAAGGCAAGCTCATCATATATATTAGTCAAATGTAATTTTGTTCACTGCATCGCGGTCTAATTTTTTAATCACTTCAACCATTAATTTTACAGCATTATCATAGTCATCACGGTGTAAAATACCTGCATGTGAGTGAATATAGCGTGTAGCAATACCGATTGATAGAGCCGGTACACCATTTGCAGTAACATGGATAGAACCAGCATCTGTACCGCCGCCAGCCATCGCCTCAAATTGATACGGAATATTGTTGTCATCTGCTACATCTAAAACGAATTCACGTAGGCCACGATGTGATACCATAGACGCATCATAAACAACGATTTGTGGTCCAGCACCCATTTTACTGTTGGATTCTTTTGCTGTTACCCCTGGTGTATCCCCAGCAATACCAACGTCCACTGCAAATCCGATATCTGGCTGAATTTTATGTGTTGCTGTTTTCGCACCACGAAGGCCAACTTCCTCTTGTACGTTCCCTACAGAGTACAGGATATTTGGATGCTTTTCATCTTTTAATGCTTTCATAACATCAATAGCAATTGCACAGCCGATACGGTTATCCCATGCTTTTGCTAATAAATATTTGTCATTTTTCATGACATTGAATTCGAAATATGGTGTTACCATATCACCAGGACGTACGCCCCATTCCAATACCTCTTCTTTTGAAGCAGCTCCAACATCGATAAACATATCTTTGATGTCTACCACTTTGTTACGCACTTCTGCTGGTAAAATATGAGGTGGTTTAGAACCAATCACCCCGATAACTTCTTCACCTTTGCGCGTAGTAATTGTAACACGCTGCGCAAGCATAACTTGGCTCCACCAGCCACCAACAGTTTGGAATTTAATAAATCCTTTGTCGTCAATTTGTGTCACCATGAAACCTACTTCATCTAAATGACCTGCAACCACAATTTTCGGGCCATTTTCATCGCCCACTTTTTTAGCAATCACGCTACCTAAATTATCTGTTTCTACTGAATCTGCGTACGGTGCGATATATTTTTTCATGACCTCACGAGGTGCACGTTCGTTACCTGCGATACCATTAGCATCCGTTAAATCCTTAAACATTTGCAAAGTTGAATCTAGTTGTGTCATCCTAATTCCTCCTACTTCTGATATATCTCCTCTATTATACTTCGTTTACCGAAATATTCCTAGCGAATCGTCTGAATATTGATGTATTTTGCAACTTCATATTCAAAACACATACAACATAAAGTTAATAGCCACTGCGTTGGCGATTATAATTTTCTTTATTTTTCTCAATGTAGGCTGACACGACATCCTCAAAGGTAAAGCTCAGATTATACGCAAGTAAACCATAGCATTGCCAAATGGCGAAATATTTATCCTCAGTTGGCTGACTAATAAACGTTAAAATATAGTTCTGTGTCATTAAAAATATTTCCGTTAAATCACGTTTTTCCTCTATAACTGGCCATCTTTCAATTGTTGTATAACCTGTTAGTAATCCTAGCGATAATATAAAGTGAATCGAATCCACATATTCCTCTAAAATTACGTCACGTGCTGATGGCCCTTTTGTGCTCCAAAACTTAAAGCAACGAGTTTCATTAGCAAGTTCTGCAAGTTCAACCATTAAGGCTAGTCCTTTTTCCTTAAAAACATCGTGTTCTATTTTTTGTGTTTTCTCAATAAATTCATCAAGCTCTTTTTGCATTTTAAACAATTGTTGTAAATTCATTTTTTTCTCCTAAATTTCTAAAAATATTTATAAATAATGAAACTAATTGCCCTCTCTAATCGTATAGGAAGGAATAACCTTTCTTCAAGGGGGAATTTAAAAAATGTTACCGTTACTTATTCGACTTGCTGTCATTGCGCTTATTATTTATGTATTTTATAAAGCGATTCGTTATATAACCGATCCTAAGCGAAAACTTGATGAAGCCTATGAAAAAGGCCAGTACTACTTTTATGATGACGTTAAAAATGTAAGGAAAAATTTCTTTATCTCTTTTAAGGGTGCGCTTTTTGAAGGCGAAAAATACTTAGGTACAACCGAAGATGCATTTGAGGTTGTCACAATTTTCGTTGGTGCTCGAGACGCTGCGACCCTGCAAGGATTTACTAAAAATGACTTCACGTACCTGCAACAGGAAATCCTAATGAATTATCCAAACGCAAAAATCAACTGGAAGCAA of the Lysinibacillus fusiformis genome contains:
- a CDS encoding GNAT family N-acetyltransferase; protein product: MTVAEIVIEHLHEEDYVRYLEVLVESYVQYEKEYDKPEDWAQYLNDIRASVGNPNAETILVAKRGTEILGGLQLFTSSEKAYGLPELNIDSTIVRLLGVHPNGRGQGVAKKLLHESFAFARNRQDQALYLHSGDIMQVAIDLYLSMGFVRDVSKDFHKGEKIVKSFRYDL
- a CDS encoding amino acid ABC transporter permease; this encodes MTIDISFIFEAFQEICKVLPLTLFMTFTPVVLGILIGIVVAFVRIQNIKIFAPLLNFYVSFFRGTPIIMHIMLIYFGIPIVVDAIAQALKLSFDSNTIPILFFVILALTLSAGAYASEIIRAGILGVPKGQLEAAYAVGLTFSQAMRRFILPQAFSQSIPNFTNVFIGFLHATSLAFFVSIKELTGVATIVASVNLKFLEAFIAVGLIYWGVSAIIEWIAHRIEKRVTAYSKGGI
- a CDS encoding amino acid ABC transporter permease → MANDFDFMLIADVLPTLLQYLPVTLEILVFSILFGMVLGIVVAIPKLLHIPVLKQLVSIYISYIRGTPILVQLFLVFYGIPAVLQSIQIDVTRVNAIYFVIITYTFSNAAAFAEIFRAAILTVDRGQIEAAYSVGLSRKQAFIRIVLPQAIRVAFPNMTNTMISSLKDTSLAFSIGVMDMVGRGETLIASTTRALEIYIALSILYYVIVVLLEKLLKRNERYLNRYMQKELATS
- a CDS encoding transporter substrate-binding domain-containing protein codes for the protein MKKLSLYLTIVLTLLLTACTSVENSEGDASKNDSAQEGKDVQKIIVGTGTQFPNICFLDDKGNLTGYDVELVRAIDEKLPEYEFEFKTMEFSNLLLSLETKKIDFVAHQMEVNSEREKKFLFNKEPYNVFPLKVTVNAKNDEIQSIDDLKGKSVSVSATSNSAVFLEKYNKEHDLGVNIVYSSGSADVNNQIATGRIDAIITTPFAVKYYNENNEAQQKVVGDALLNSKVYFLLNKDSVALQERIDEAIKELKADGVVSELSEKWLGDDYSVDF
- a CDS encoding glutaredoxin family protein yields the protein MTKKIDIIVWSKQGCSYCEEVKTYLHAEGIAYKTVDVTHNDAFRDILESKYGVRYVPVIEIGSSENGVYKAVTEIGLEYLKAALADSVPSHI
- a CDS encoding LLM class flavin-dependent oxidoreductase, with product MSYSLGILDQSPIIEDATNEQTLQNTVALAQKAEQLGYSRFWVSEHHNTDTLAGTSPEVLVSYLLAKTKSINIGSGGVMLQHYSPYKVAENFHVLASLEPGRVDLGIGKAPGGLPLSTKALQYGTINKGEDFEERLTFLQHLLDDTVPVEHDLHGVLATPIPKVKPSLFLLGASSQSAALAGKLGIAFVFARFINSDHDVLKEAAEAYRTHNPKGHFAISIAALAAPTKEEAKDLVGEQKITKVHLASGRSLTLNSVELAEKFGQESGESFTVQQYDADILYGTPEDIKEKLDGYHVQYQIDEFILHTPVLKAFERERSFELLSPVNLHLQQKEAVS
- a CDS encoding LLM class flavin-dependent oxidoreductase, which gives rise to MVRQDKIRFGAIIHGVGGNISSWRHPKVASNQSVSLPFYTQQAQKAEQGKFDVVFIADGVFINEKSIPHFLNRFEPLTILSALAVVTKNIGLVGTVSTSYSEPFTVARQFASLDLISGGRAGWNVVTTPLESSALNYNKTIEQHPSHAERYQIAEEYLEVAKGLWDSWDDNAFVADVENDVFFDQEKLHTLNHKGKYFSVQGPLNIARSRQGQPVIFQAGSSDAGIRLAAKDADAIFTHGGSIEESQKFYKKVKEEIKAFGRNPDEVKIFPGISPIIGDTIEEAEGKYQEILELVSIERALAYLGRYFDHHDFTQYDVDAPFPELGDIGANSFRSTTDYIKKYAREEGLTLRQVALREATPKTAFFGTARHIADLVQEWFEKEAADGFIIGVTVPGALDDFVDKVVPILQERGLYREEYEADTLRGNLGLPFKESRFVKQSV
- a CDS encoding LysR family transcriptional regulator, with protein sequence MNIDHIEAFLYVVHYKSIHKAANVLFLSQPTVTARIKSLERELNVELFHRDGRSVILSDKGKDFLPFATQIVQTFQQGKKQLQETQQSNEICIGANLVTAQYFLAYALPKWKEIFPHMRFQIITGSTSVILEKLQSHQIDIGFIQYVHKEGINNELLLSNAVKLVMHQEHPFNRNSFIKAKELAKQKMVFFECGAFDWNYVHKMFEVEGVTANIEVRTDHLEVAKALIRTKEYMSFLPHLCVKKELESGEFIEMDVKHLLDMNQHIFLTYMNKDTLAPAFWETILETAVQFECAQEKLD
- the argF gene encoding ornithine carbamoyltransferase, which codes for MKLLEEVQLKLVSSLKGKDLLTLLDYTSEEVQGLVALSTQLKIITKEGTCPKLLEGKTLGMIFEKHSTRTRISFEVGMNQLGGKGMFMHARDLQIGRGESIYDTAHVLSGYLDGIMIRANSHAMVKELAKHASIPVINGLTDIYHPCQALADLETIAENKGELKGLKIAYVGDGNNVAHSLVVASAHVGMHVAVATPIGYECDTAVIAKAQAIAAANGSMITITNDPVEAVKDADAVYADVWTSMGQEEEAAKRLQDFAAYQINDELVAHAKPDYMFLHCLPAHREEEVATSVIDGPNSYIFEQAENRLHAQKAVLASILG
- a CDS encoding M42 family metallopeptidase, producing the protein MTQLDSTLQMFKDLTDANGIAGNERAPREVMKKYIAPYADSVETDNLGSVIAKKVGDENGPKIVVAGHLDEVGFMVTQIDDKGFIKFQTVGGWWSQVMLAQRVTITTRKGEEVIGVIGSKPPHILPAEVRNKVVDIKDMFIDVGAASKEEVLEWGVRPGDMVTPYFEFNVMKNDKYLLAKAWDNRIGCAIAIDVMKALKDEKHPNILYSVGNVQEEVGLRGAKTATHKIQPDIGFAVDVGIAGDTPGVTAKESNSKMGAGPQIVVYDASMVSHRGLREFVLDVADDNNIPYQFEAMAGGGTDAGSIHVTANGVPALSIGIATRYIHSHAGILHRDDYDNAVKLMVEVIKKLDRDAVNKITFD
- a CDS encoding dUTP diphosphatase is translated as MNLQQLFKMQKELDEFIEKTQKIEHDVFKEKGLALMVELAELANETRCFKFWSTKGPSARDVILEEYVDSIHFILSLGLLTGYTTIERWPVIEEKRDLTEIFLMTQNYILTFISQPTEDKYFAIWQCYGLLAYNLSFTFEDVVSAYIEKNKENYNRQRSGY
- a CDS encoding sigma-w pathway protein ysdB, which encodes MLPLLIRLAVIALIIYVFYKAIRYITDPKRKLDEAYEKGQYYFYDDVKNVRKNFFISFKGALFEGEKYLGTTEDAFEVVTIFVGARDAATLQGFTKNDFTYLQQEILMNYPNAKINWKQPIEQLMRDTSL